The following are encoded together in the Thermothelomyces thermophilus ATCC 42464 chromosome 3, complete sequence genome:
- a CDS encoding fungal-specific transcription factor-like protein (Fungal specific transcription factor-like protein) — translation MVEGESSLTAHSVFANNLLQKVASTDSRPEVRERIDALRNMVESMEKQPAAREMAYPHAKPVRPVTLEGCDVPPIEKTLQLLKLTKAQPQIGAAWILDLFQIDHFPETCLALYMAEEYNPVHFIIVNAGLHFLYRGYAYYFPDKTEEYLALARLCGVNIETALSSLPLHLPANDDVVEALLLGAFYTIELGKPSLAWILSSKASEMCQSLGYHRADTHANNDSSAGARRKRLLFWVVYTLDKSLSLRLGRSSTIQDYDVTVPEPRDEETQHSASLSFFNLWITESRIQGQIYELLYCPEALRQPEAVRKSRAKLLLGRLDELDTLTQKMLDKWHGLLRSVSPRELAEFFVISDHVLRLSIRTLIHRAVPNPPGSPTTFTAECIQTARETLARHQECMAVLEKTTAGLFSTYMNWTILFAPFVPFIVVFCQVIETRDRADLARLEAFVSSLQPYTAVSEAVDRLRRLFQVLYSVASQFVESQTGQGRDGQQPSTVDTCLAALGFPSQLGPSSQESEYETGTASFASDPAFQRGVNPMIWMGNGTELEDWFYNNQYMMGFMEGAVTEEAN, via the exons ATGGTCGAAGGCGAGTCGTCGCTGACGGCGCACTCAGTGTTCGCAAACAATCTCCTTCAGAAAGTGGCCAGCACAGACTCGAGACCTGAGGTGCGGGAGAGGATAGATGCTCTGCGCAACATGGTCGAGTCTATGGAAAAGCAACCGGCAGCACGCGAAATGGCGTACCCGCACGCGAAGCCCGTGCGACCAGTCACCCTCGAGGGCTGCGACGTGCCCCCGATCGAGAAGACCCTGCAGCTCCTCAAGCTCACCAAGG CCCAGCCACAGATCGGTGCGGCATGGATCCTTGATCTGTTTCAGATTGACCACTTCCCAGAGACGTGCCTCGCGCTTTACATGGCAGAGGAATATAATCCGGTCCATTTTATCATTGTCAACGCCGGCTTGCACTTTCTGTACCGTGGTTATGCTTACTACTTCCCTGACAAGACGGAGGAGTACCTTGCATTGGCCCGTCTGTGCGGCGTCAACATCGAGACGGCTCTGTCTAGCCTGCCTCTTCACCTGCCGGCAAATGACGATGTAGTCGAGGCTCTGTTGCTTGGG GCGTTTTACACCATCGAGCTTGGGAAGCCGTCCTTGGCGTGGATACTCTCGTCCAAAGCCTCGGAGATGTGCCAGTCGCTCGGCTACCACCGCGCCGATACGCACGCCAACAACGACTCATCTGCTGGGGCGCGCCGCAAAAGACTCCTATTCTGGGTAGTTTATACCCTCGACAAAAGCTTGTCTCTCCGTCTTGGCCGGTCTTCTACCATACAAGATTACGACGTCACTGTGCCCGAGCCTCGCGATGAGGAGACACAGCATTCTGCCAGCCTTTCGTTCTTTAACCTTTGGATCACCGAGTCCCGAATACAAGGCCAGATTTACGAGCTGCTCTATTGCCCCGAAGCCCTTCGGCAGCCAGAGGCCGTGAGGAAGTCGAGGGCGAAGCTCCTGCTCGGTCGGCTCGACGAACTCGACACTTTGACCCAGAAGATGTTG GACAAATGGCACGGCTTGCTCAGGTCAGTCTCCCCTAGGGAGTTGGCCGAGTTCTTTGTGATTTCGGACCATGTCTTGCGGCTGTCGATCAGAACTCTTATCCACCGAGCCGTGCCTAATCCACCAGGATCTCCAACCACGTTCACAGCAGAGTGCATTCAAACTGCTAGAGAAACGTTGGCCCGCCATCAGGAGTGCATGGCCGTGCTAGAGAAGACAACTGCTGGGCTGTTTTCCACCTACATGAACTG GACCATTCTTTTTGCGCCGTTTGTCCCGTTCATCGTCGTTTTCTGCCAGGTGATCGAGACCCGGGACAGGGCGGACCTCGCCCGGCTGGAGGCATTCGTCAGCTCCCTGCAGCCGTATACGGCCGTGTCTGAAGCGGTGGATAGACTccgccgcctcttccaggtGCTCTACAGCGTCGCATCACAGTTCGTCGAGTCCCAAACGGGACAGGGAAGAGACGGTCAGCAGCCTAGCACAGTCGACACCTGTCTGGCGGCCCTTGGCTTTCCGTCCCAACTCGGCCCGAGCTCGCAAGAATCCGAATACGAGACGGGAACGGCAAGCTTCGCAAGTGACCCGGCGTTTCAAAGGGGAGTAAATCCCATGATTTGGATGGGGAACGGCACAGAACTCGAAGACTGGTTCTATAACAATCAGTACATGATGGGCTTTATGGAGGGAGCTGTTACGGAGGAGGCTAATTAA
- a CDS encoding ABC transporter yields MAAGVDFPKEAEQAEKESTSQPTSEDRGNINDTNNKGAEENGWSAYRRIFRYAGPFEYTLQGIAILAAIASGAGIALQNLIFGEFVTVITDYASGDSSRQVFLDDVAELALNFVYLGIGRFVLSYTYNALLTYVSHRIVRNIRHAYLRAALSQEVAYFDLGTSGSIATQATSNGRLIQGGIAEKLGLTFQGLAAFVTAFILAFVTQWKLTLITLCIAPATIISMGIVAAIEAGYETKILDIHAQANSFAEGVLASVRTVHAFEMRARLVAKFDEFLSEAHRWGNKNSPLFGALFSVEYTIIYLGFGLAFWQGVQMLARGEVDSPGQIFTVLLSVTIGSINITMLAPYSIEFTRAATSAASLFKLIDRQSAINPFDDSGEKPSEVTGLVELENVTFAYPTRPGVTVLDNFSLRVPAGKVTALVGQSGSGKSTIVGLIERWYNPSSGVIKLDGRPIDSLNLSWLRKNVRLVQQRALDKAAEGRTTIVIAHKLATIRKADNIVVMSKGRIVEQGTHEGLVAQDGTYARLVRIQDLAVKAAGSSSDAEGEDTAADEEGHPAELTKTMTRYATEDQARMESQKGRYDFENHKKLGLLGVIIRLAKFSPELIWWYLCVLVACVAAAGVFPGQAILLSRMMNVFTLTGDALKERGNFFASMFIVLAAGCLVVYFILGYATLSHKLRRQILHDILRQDLEFFDRPDNSTGALASRVDSHPQAVFELMGFQVGLILIAVLNVVGCAVLSLAHTWKLGLVIVFGGLPPLLGAGWLKIRLDMRLDHNVSKKTSTSAAIASEAITAIRTVSSLAIEDRVLSRYTAELDHAVAQTVQPIAAVMVCFGLTQAIEYWFLALGFWYGCRLMASDETTLYNFFVAFMGVFFAGQATAQMFQFSTSITNAKNAANYMFWISGLQPTVRETDENRDNSPKSGGPISLDSVRFSYPLRPDAMVLRGLNLEITKGQFVAVVGASGCGKSTVIAMLERFYDPSTGNIRIDGDVLSELNPRHYRRIVSLVQQEPTLFQGSIRENIALGIDDPTAPVDTAASSATAQGPTVSDSQIEAALRAANAWEFVCSLPDGLSTAAGPNGTQLSGGQRQRIAIARSLIRNPKILLLDEATSALDTESEKIVQSALAEAAKDGDRITVAVAHRLSTIKEADMICVFHDGKIVEKGTHEELIALGGMYRKMCEAQNIE; encoded by the exons ATGGCTGCCGGCGTCGACTTCCCGAAGGAAGCAGAGCAGGCGGAAAAGGAGTCGACCTCGCAACCAACGAGCGAAGACCGGGGCAATATTAATGATACTAATAACAAGGGCGCTGAAGAAAATGGCTGGAGTGCATACCGG CGCATCTTCCGATACGCGGGGCCCTTTGAGTACACCCTCCAGGGCATCGCCATCCTGGCGGCCATTGCATCCGGCGCCGGCATCGCGTTGCAGAATTTGATTTTCGGCGAGTTTGTCACCGTCATTACGGACTATGCTTCCGGCGACTCATCTAGACAAGTCTTCCTCGACGACGTTGCAGAGCTTGC CCTCAACTTTGTCTACCTTGGAATCGGTCGATTTGTTCTCTCGTATACGTACAACGCGCTCTTGACCTACGTTAGTCACCGCATCGTGCGCAACATCCGCCATGCCTATCTCAGGGCCGCCCTCAGTCAGGAAGTCGCATATTTCGACCTGGGCACCAGCGGTTCTATTGCAACGCAGGCCACGTCCAACGGCCGCCTGATCCAAGGCGGTATTGCCGAAAAGTTGGGCCTCACCTTCCAAGGTCTTGCTGCCTTTGTCACGGCCTTCATCCTCGCCTTTGTCACCCAGTGGAAACTCACGCTCATCACGCTCTGCATTGCTCCGGCCACCATCATCTCCATGGGCATCGTGGCTGCCATCGAGGCCGGGTACGAGACCAAGATTCTCGACATTCACGCCCAGGCCAACTCATTCGCCGAAGGTGTCCTCGCCAGTGTCCGAACCGTCCATGCCTTCGAGATGCGTGCGAGGCTGGTGGCCAAGTTTGACGAGTTCCTCTCCGAGGCACACCGATGGGGGAACAAGAACTCGCCTCTCTTCGGCGCCCTGTTCTCTGTTGAATACACCATCATCTACCTGGGATTCGGTCTTGCTTTTTGGCAAGGTGTCCAGATGTTGGCAAGGGGCGAGGTTGATTCACCCGGCCAAATCTTCAC TGTCCTCTTATCTGTCACCATCGGCTCGATCAATATCACCATGCTTGCGCCATACTCTATCGAGTTCACCCGTGCGGCAACCTCTGCCGCTTCGCTGTTCAAGCTCATCGACAGGCAGTCCGCAATCAACCCGTTCGACGACTCGGGCGAGAAGCCGTCCGAGGTCACCGGGCTGGTGGAACTCGAAAACGTTACATTTGCATATCCCACTCGCCCCGGCGTCACAGTCTTGGATAACTTCTCGCTCAGAGTGCCCGCCGGCAAGGTCACGGCCCTGGTG GGACAAAGCGGCTCCGGCAAGAGCACCATTGTCGGTTTGATTGAGAGGTGGTACAACCCCTCGTCAGGGGTCATCAAGCTGGACGGACGCCCCATTGACAGCCTCAATCTCAGCTGGCTGCGAAAGAACGTCCGGCTTGTTCAGCAG CGGGCGTTGGATAAGGCGGCCGAGGGACGCACGACGATAGTCATTGCCCACAAGCTTGCGACGATTCGCAAGGCGGACAACATCGTCGTCATGTCCAAGGGCCGCATCGTCGAGCAGGGCACGCACGAAGGACTCGTTGCTCAGGACGGTACTTATGCTCGGCTGGTCAGGATCCAGGACCTGGCGGTCAAGGCTGCCGGTTCATCGTCAGATGCCGAAGGAGAGGACACTGCCGCGGACGAAGAAGGGCATCCTGCCGAGCTCACCAAGACCATGACTCGGTATGCCACGGAAGACCAGGCCCGGATGGAGTCTCAGAAAGGACGGTATGACTTCGAGAACCACAAGAAGCTGGGCTTACTTGGGGTCATAATCCGCCTGGCCAAGTTCAGTCCCGAGCTCATCTGGTGGTACCTCTGCGTCCTGGTGGCATGCGTTGCAGCCG CCGGCGTCTTTCCCGGTCAAGCCATTCTACTCTCTAGGATGATGAATGTGTTCACGCTTACTGGCGACGCTTTGAAGGAGCGCGGCAACTTCTTCGCTTCAATGTTCATCGTCCTGGCCGCGGGCTGCCTCGTCGTCTACTTTATATTGGGTTATGCG ACACTATCCCATAAACTTCGCAGGCAGATCTTGCATGACATTCTACGCCAGGATCTTGAGTTCTTCGACCGGCCAGACAACAGCACCGGAGCCCTTGCGAGCCGCGTCGACTCGCACCCGCAAGCCGTGTTTGAGCTGATGGGTTTCCAAGTCGGGCTCATCCTTATCGCCGTGCTCAACGTTGTAGGTTGCGCCGTCCTGAGCCTCGCCCACACCTGGAAGCTGGGCCTGGTGATTGTTTTCGGAGGTTTGCCTCCCCTCCTAGGCGCGGGCTGGCTCAAGATCCGCCTAGACATGAGGCTCGATCACAACGTCTCCAAGAAGACCTCGACTAGCGCAGCTATCGCGTCCGAGGCGATTACGGCCATCCGGACCGTTTCGTCGCTGGCCATCGAGGACCGTGTTCTTTCCCGCTACACAGCTGAGCTGGACCACGCAGTGGCGCAGACCGTTCAGCCCATCGCGGCTGTGATGGTTTGTTTCGGGCTGACACAGGCCATCGAATATTGGTTCCTGGCCCTAGGTTTCTG GTATGGCTGCCGCCTCATGGCATCTGATGAAACGACCCTGTACAACTTCTTTGTTGCCTTCATGGGCGTGTTTTTCGCCGGTCAGGCCACCGCCCAGATGTTTCAGTTTTCAACCA GCATTACCAATGCGAAGAACGCGGCCAATTACATGTTCTGGATCTCTGGGCTGCAACCAACGGTGCGGGAGACCGACGAAAACCGCGATAACAGTCCAAAGTCCGGCGGCCCAATCTCGTTGGACAGTGTCCGATTCTCGTATCCCTTACGGCCGGACGCCATGGTTCTACGGGGATTGAATCTGGAG ATCACCAAGGGCCAGTTCGTGGCAGTGGTCGGTGCTTCGGGGTGCGGCAAGTCGACCGTTATCGCCATGCTCGAGCGCTTCTACGATCCGTCTACCGGCAACATCCGCATCGATGGCGATGTCCTGAGCGAGCTTAACCCACGGCACTACCGCCGGATTGTGTCTCTCGTCCAGCAGGAGCCAACGCTGTTCCAAGGAAGCATCCGAGAGAACATTGCGCTCGGTATTGACGACCCGACAGCTCCCGTCGACACGGCCGCATCGTCCGCCACCGCTCAAGGTCCCACGGTCTCCGACTCGCAGATCGAAGCGGCCCTGCGTGCCGCTAACGCTTGGGAGTTCGTGTGTTCGCTTCCCGATGGCCTATCCACCGCGGCAGGGCCCAATGGCACGCAGCTTTCGGGGGGCCAGCGCCAGCGTATTGCCATTGCTCGCTCGCTGATCCGGAACCCCAAGATATTGTTGCTTGACGAGGCGACCAGCGCCCTGGATACGGAGAGCGAGAAGATTGTGCAGAGTGCcctggccgaggcggccaaggATGGGGACCGCATCACCGTCGCCGTGGCGCATCGGCTGTCGACGATCAAAGAGGCCGACATGATCTGCGTGTTCCACGACGGCAAGATCGTGGAGAAGGGGACACACGAGGAATTAATCGCTCTCGGAGGGATGTATCGCAAGATGTGCGAGGCGCAGAACATCGAgtaa
- a CDS encoding glycoside hydrolase family 13 protein (CAZy_ID 267907), protein MGSNLIHHPDGWVGTTPWWKDAVFYQVYPASFKDSNGDGWGDIPGLISKIDYLHRLGVDVVWLSPMFESPQQDMGYDISDYQAVHQRYGTLEDVDRLIEACHSRGMKLILDLVVNHTSDQHPWFKESRSSKTSPKRDWYIWKPPRYDGEGNRIPPTNWRGYFAGPTWTWDEGTQEYYLNLYGPFQPDLNWENPECRAAVYDEAMRFWLDRGVDGFRIDTVNKYSKRTDFPDAPVTCPGVAHQPAPEMWCNGPRIHEFIREMRTRVLAPYGAVSVGELSNTPRPEQVLPYVSAAAGELDMAFEFSTIRLGTGDLFHGKYIYRPFPLSALKRLVETWQTFTEGTDGWHTVFCENHDNGRAVSRFGDDSTPELWEASAKTIALWQATSTGTLFLYQGQEIGMRNMPASWGIEEYKDVESVGFYNEAVATGDQDRVRATLHGLGILARDHSRIPFQWDDSPNAGFTDEGVTPWMRVHDQYRELNAAKQAADPESVLGFYTRILKLRKQYRDLFTHGRFRLLAPDDEALFMYVKEGGADGDGDGDDDKKRRKALVVMNFSSSVQQCPDISGALGCREGEASLLLSTVRSGKSAASDGLGPGLRGSELSPWEGRVYLNFKP, encoded by the coding sequence ATGGGGTCCAATCTCATTCACCACCCGGACGGCTGGGTCGGGACAACGCCGTGGTGGAAAGACGCGGTCTTCTACCAGGTGTACCCGGCCAGCTTCAAGGACTCCAACGGCGACGGCTGGGGCGACATACCGGGACTCATCTCCAAGATCGACTACCTCCATCGGCTGGGGGTGGACGTGGTCTGGCTGTCACCCATGTTCGAGAGCCCGCAACAGGACATGGGGTACGACATCTCGGACTACCAGGCCGTCCATCAGCGGTACGGGACGCTGGAGGATGTCGACCGGCTGATCGAGGCCTGCCACAGCCGCGGCATGAAGCTGATTCTCGACCTGGTGGTCAACCACACGTCGGACCAGCACCCCTGGTTCAAGGAGTCGCGGTCGTCCAAGACCAGCCCGAAGCGTGACTGGTACATCTGGAAGCCGCCGCGGTACGACGGCGAGGGCAACCGGATCCCGCCGACCAACTGGCGCGGCTACTTTGCCGGCCCGACCTGGACGTGGGACGAGGGGACGCAGGAGTACTACCTGAACCTGTACGGGCCCTTCCAGCCGGACCTGAACTGGGAGAACCCGGAGTGCCGGGCGGCCGTGTACGACGAGGCCATGCGCTTCTGGCTGGACCGGGGCGTGGACGGGTTCCGGATCGACACGGTCAACAAGTACTCGAAGCGGACTGACTTCCCGGACGCGCCCGTGACCTGCCCCGGGGTGGCGCACCAGCCGGCGCCCGAGATGTGGTGCAACGGCCCGCGCATCCACGAGTTCATCCGCGAGATGCGGACGCGGGTGCTGGCGCCGTACGGGGCCGTCTCGGTGGGCGAGCTGTCCAACACGCCGCGGCCGGAGCAGGTGCTGCCGTAcgtgtcggcggcggcgggcgagcTCGACATGGCGTTCGAGTTCAGCACGATCCGGCTCGGCACCGGCGACCTGTTCCACGGCAAGTACATCTACCGGCCCTTCCCCCTGTCGGCGCTCAAGCGGCTGGTCGAGACGTGGCAGACCTTCACCGAGGGGACGGACGGCTGGCACACCGTCTTCTGCGAGAACCACGACAACGGCCGGGCCGTGTCCCGGTTCGGCGACGACAGCACGCCGGAGCTGTGGGAGGCCAGCGCCAAGACGATCGCGCTGTGGCAGGCCACGTCGACGGGGACCCTGTTCCTCTACCAGGGGCAGGAGATCGGGATGCGGAACATGCCGGCGAGCTGGGGCATCGAGGAGTACAAGGACGTCGAGAGCGTCGGCTTCTACAACGAGGCCGTCGCCACGGGGGACCAGGACCGCGTCCGGGCCACGCTGCACGGCCTGGGCATCCTGGCCCGGGACCACTCGCGCATCCCGTTCCAGTGGGACGACTCGCCGAACGCCGGCTTCACCGACGAGGGCGTCACGCCCTGGATGCGCGTGCACGACCAGTACCGCGAGCTGAACGCGGCCAAGCAGGCGGCCGACCCGGAATCCGTCCTGGGGTTCTACACCAGGATCCTGAAGCTCCGCAAACAATACCGCGACCTGTTCACGCACGGGAGATTCAGGCTCCTCGCCCCCGACGACGAGGCCCTCTTCATGTACGTCAAGGAAGGCGGCGCggacggggacggggacggggacgacgacaagaagaggaggaaggcgCTGGTGGTCATGAACTTCAGCAGCTCCGTCCAGCAATGTCCCGACATCAGCGGCGCTCTGGGTTGCCGCGAGGGAGAGGCGAGCCTGCTGCTGAGCACCGTCCGGTCCGGGAAGTCGGCGGCTTCCGACGGGCTCGGGCCCGGCCTCCGAGGCAGCGAGCTGAGCCCTTGGGAAGGAAGGGTGTATCTGAACTTTAAGCCGTGA